The Aedes albopictus strain Foshan chromosome 2, AalbF5, whole genome shotgun sequence region CCCCTTCCCCCgtttaagtctacgtagtttatggatagaccctaagatccctcagaaatttattaaggcatttcttcaaaagtttcaccagtacctttgtctacGATTTATTCGGACATTTTttacggattttccaggaatttctccagacattttacAAATGTTTTCTTCTTGGAATAACttacagagttcctccagaagtcatgcaagatttttttttcagagaagtaaggtgtttcttcagatatttaccTTGGCATTATCCTCATCATTCATGTAGGAACTGATTAAGAGTGTTTCCGCACATTCAAGCGTCTGTGATTCCGGTGCCATGAAATGGGCAAGTTCTGAACAACCACTGGAACTGGGAATACTTCTGGACTGCCGACATGCAACACATATCAGTTCTTTTTGGTCATTCAATTTATAAAGACGTGGAACTCTAAACATATATCTTCAGGTCAGGAATTTTAACTATATTTACAACTATTACAGTGATTATCTTAGACTAAGACTGGACAATTGACCATTTTTGGTTTCTGTGATTGGTATTTATAGTCGGTTCTAATAATCGTAATTTGCGCGGGAAAGCTGAAGTGACCCCGAAGCATACAAAAATGGTCACTCATCATGATCTACTCATTTAAACAATCCAATATGATTCCTAATCTCATTAGAACCAGCTACCATCAACTAAATTGGCGCTAACGTACCGCCTCTCTTGAGAGGCCTTTGACTTTCCACAAACTGCAAttaaactcattttgttatcttCATACATCGTCTTCAGATTTGCTTCGAATTCGGTTATATCTGCTTTTATTTTCGGCTATTTATGTTGCTCTTCCTTCGCATTTATCTTCGTGGTTCTGGTTTGGAATGCATGCGTTGGTCAACCATTATGTCCTTTCTTTACTGATCTGATGAGCTGTGTTCTCGATTGACTCGGTTTACTCTGGTTGTTTCTGCATCTGCTTGTTTATCTACCTATGCCCCAGAGCATTAGCTCTGGGACAAGCTGACAATGCCTTGATTCTGGGACCGCCCTTTGGGTTATGCTGCCTGACATCCTGCGTTTCTCCCAAACGTTGATCCTGCTGATTGCTGGTAGAATTGCTCTACACGCTGTTCCGAATGCTGTACCTTCCACGGCTTCTCTTGTTGAACTGAATTGAGAACCGTTAATCCGTTGAACGTATTTCAGCGGTCTGTCGAATCTTCGTCAAGGTTCCAACGATTTCCTATCGTTGAACTGCTGAATCTCCTCATGACGATTTTTTCAGCCTTACGCTGAAGAAAGTAGGTTGACTATTGTAGGAATTTTCCGTCACGGCTCCAGTACACGTCTGACTGGACTGATGAACTACCAAGACGAAAATCTTCTGCCTTCCGCAGAAGATCATTACTACATCTGACTTGTGTACTTTAGTTCGATTTCTTTTCAAAAGTTGCAGCAAATTCAACTGGTGATCCACCAGGGGATCGTAACTCATAGTTTGGGAAACGCTAACGGAGCAGTCATCAAGCGTCAATTCATCCAAAAGAAATAACAGTTATTATTGGCTTTGCCTGCTGCACAAAATGTGGAATTACTGCTGGGAATTGGCCCGCAAGAATGTATAGTTGAGAAACACTGCATCAGTTTCCATTCATCTGCATGACAAACGAATGGTTTACTCCACACTTCCAACATTGCAGCTCCGTGGGTCAATGTTGATAGGTGAtgagaacctttttttttttttttgaaaacaatccagttttgttttcatacggataTCCAACAACTTTATTTTCTCGTTGATTCCAGTTTCTTCGTTGGTTGCACGATATACGCATAAGGTAGGAAGAGGCTTTAGTACAACGGCCATATTTGAATACAAATGATTTGAAATGGCCATTCCAATAGGATCCTCCAGCTTTAGCAAGCATGTACGCCGTCTTCTTGATGACATGTTCAACTCAACAGATGATTGTGTAGTTACTTCATTTCTCTGCTACTGCCTTTATATTGTCGACGGCAGATGTTATACATGTGATGTAAAAACACAGATCATTTGAAATGAAGCTTGTTGGTAATTACTGATCACATTTTAGAACACACTTGTCTAGATCTTCTTCAGAAGCTGTCACTTCATTCACGTCTAACCGTTTCAATGTCATCACAATGTATCACAAGGTTCAGTTTGTTTGTTGTTTCAAGTTTTcgaaaacttttcaagtttttTCGATAGTTCCACAATTTGGAAAAGTGCAAAACAGTTCGTACACATTACGAGTTTATTACAAAAGTCACGATGGCCGACAAATCAGTTCACTGACACAAATTTCCAACACAGCACCGACGTAATCCGGTTCGAGGGACCAAAAATGCTGACGCACATTCCAACGTCTGTAGGGTCGATGCCGTGAATCCGGTGGTTCCTTGCTACNNNNNNNNNNNNNNNNNNNNNNNNNNNNNNNNNNNNNNNNNNNNNNNNNNNNNNNNNNNNNNNNNNNNNNNNNNNNNNNNNNNNNNNNNNNNNNNNNNNNNNNNNNNNNNNNNNNNNNNNNNNNNNNNNNNNNNNNNNNNNNNNNNNNNNNNNNNNNNNNNNNNNNNNNNNNNNNNNNNNNNNNNNNNNNNNNNNNNNNNNNNNNNNNNNNNNNNNNNNNNNNNNNNNNNNNNNNNNNNNNNNNNNNNNNNNNNNNNNNNNNNNNNNNNNNNNNNNNNNNNNNNNNNNNNNNNNNNNNNNNNNNNNNNNNNNNNNNNNNNNNNNNNNNNNNNNNNNNNNNNNNNNNNNNNNNNNNNNNNNNNNNNNNNNNNNNNNNNNNNNNNNNNNNNNNNNNNNNNNNNNNNNNNNNNNNNNNNNNNNNNNNNNNNNNNNNNNNNNNNNNNNNNNNNNNNNNNNNNNNNNNNNNNNNNNNNNNNNNNNNNNNNNNNNNNNNNNNNNNNttgctttgctcttgctttgctcttgctttgctcttgctttgctcttgctttgctcttgctttgctcttgctttgctcttgctttgctcttgctttgctcttgctttgctcttgctttgttcttgctttgctcttgctttgctcttgctttgctcttgctttgctcttgctttgctcttgctttgctcttgctttgctcttgctttgctcttgctttgctcttgctttgctcttgctttgctcttgctttgctcttgctttgctcttgctttgctcttgctttgctcttgctttgctcttgctttgctcttgctttgctcttgctttgctcttgctttgctcttgctttgctcttgctttgctcttgctttgcttgctgtgcttgttttgcaaaacaagaaatgAAAACAACGCAACTAGGGAAACTATTCTAAGAAAAAGAAGAGGCAAATAACTTAAATCCAATCGTGATAAATAGTTTTAACCCATTAACGTCCGAATTATGCCACAGTCACAGCTGTACTAGTAGATATCTGATTTTTCCTGGAGTACCTCAACCCTACAAAAGAAAGTTActgcagtcatttaaacggaaatctacggtgaaattttcgttttaatacacagtggggcatatgcacgttAAACGTTGAAAAACTATTTTTCAAGCGCAGCTACCTTATTTTTATGAGCTATTGTCATCTCtctaaatctattttagatgactgatgCAAGGAATAGTTGATATTCTCTTAATAAAAATATTGCAGTTTGAAATCTTCCAGAAAGGGATTACATTagtaaaaactaaaaaacatctaCTAGTAgtttatcaatggatagttttcaacagtttttaggcgttccaatatgcatcattctaacaatttctatatataatgggttgatattcggcattctagtagtatatactgcccaccgtatccttctggctttggcaacCGCAGAGCACAGCGAGCATGTGGCTCACCCtatgccgccacacaccgttatcttgTACAGCGCCATTCGAGTCTTCTAGTCTCTAAccaaatagagcttgctgacgtttattgacatttctctttcaaacatgcaggcggaataggatttgttgtcatcaggaaaggtttcccgatgacaacaaatcctatcccgcctgcgtgcttgaaagagagaggtgaataaacgccaGCAAGCTCTATTGCTAGGCGCTAATTGATCGAATTACGATCAATTTATTCATCtacagctattttgcatgaagccgaccaatcagtaggtcggctccagaggcgcgttcgacccaaacgaatgtctttgagatgagagtcacaatgaacccgagtaaagataacaaattgatagcgcATAGCattttgttcaatattatatttagtTATTAATATGAAATGAGACAGCTGTTTTatacctagctggttttgttatcGATCAAtagccatgcagttctattttaccgtaaaaactactttatcaatattagttcagaatttttagaaccCACTTGTGCCACCTAGCGggcaaacctacaaccaactagctcactatcagacagtttttgatgtcctgatcgaccttgtcgaagccAAAATTCTTCTATGCAGTCTGACTCTCGAGATACAGAaaatcagaatttttagagcttaCTAGCGCCACTTACCGAATAAActcagaatcaactagttcactatccgttagtccttgatgtactgatcaactttgccgacgacgaaaattttctatgtagtctgattctcgagatacagaagttcagaatttgtagggctcacttgtgccacctagcggataaacctggaatgaactagttcactatccgttagcatttgatgtactgatcaactttgctgaagacgattttttttctatgcctgattttcgagattcagcagctaagaatttctaaaactacCTAGCGCTACTTAGCGGATAAACCTTTAacactagttcactatcggataactTGTGATGTGCTGATCGACCTCGCCGAAGACGAAATTGTTCTTTgtatgtagtctgattttcgagaCACAGAAGTTCAGAACTTTTAGGGCTCACTAGCCTCACCTAGCAGATTTGCCATGAACCAACTAGTGCACTAtcgggtagctcttgatgtcctgatcggccttgccgaagacgaaactcttctatgtagggtatcgcgccacttgggcggtggcgtctatattcgtctattttccactataactcagtcaattttgaaccaattgacttgaaatgttgtacacgggtagatactatacctatctcaccgcattccaaaaattgtgtcaattgatacaaatttgactgagttatagcggaaaacagacgaaaatagaagccaccgcccaagtggcgcgattccctactctgATTCTCGAGATGCAGAAGTTCATAATTTTTAGAGcttacttgcgccacctagcggacaaaccttcaatcaactagttctctatcggatagctgttgatgtcctgatcaatcttgccgaagacaacatTTTTCTATGAAGTCTGATTTACAGAGATACAGAGGTTAAAATTTTAAGgattcactaacgccacctagcggataaacctagaaccaactagttcactatcggatagctcttgatgtcttgatcaactttgccgaagacaatttttttctgtgtagtctggttgttgagaaacagaagttaaaaATTCCTATGACTTGctggcgccacctagtggataaacctagaactaactagttcagtatcggttAGCTCTAGATgttctgatcgaccttgtcgaagacgacattctgaaattcttctatgtagtctgattctgaagatacaaaaaatcagaattttttaagcccacttgcgccacctagcggacaaacctacaaccaactagtttactgtcagatagctgttgatgtcctgatcaaccttgctgaagacagaattcttctatgtagtctgattctcaagatacaaaaattcagaatttttaagcccacttgcgccacctagcagacaaacctacaaccaactagttcactatcagatagctattgatgtcctgatcaaccttgccgaagacgaaattctttcaTGTAGTCGgactctcgagatacagaggtttaaattgtttagaactcactagcgccacctaacggatatacctagaaccaactagttcactatcggagagctcttgatgccctgatcaactttgctgaagacaaaaatgttctatgtagttggattctTAAGATACGAGCGCGACGGTATTGGccatggctgttgacgaaacacctatCAAAGCATAGTGTTTATGATCACTAGCGctacctactggagcgaatacgtactaaattacgtactatcggagagtccttgatctcctcaacaactttgctgaagacaccagttttccaaaatgcttcatttctccgcagttatcgcaaaagttacaaatctataaatagatcactgggcgttcgaggcatctgatctataagtagatcactgggcgtaaatGGGTTAAAACAATCAATGACCAACAAAAATGGCAACCAAGAGCCACGAAGGAAACACTTAGCtatacaaatgtttttttttctccacaTCCAAAGGGGTCCGTTTTCCAAGAAGGACACCATGGGAGTTCATTTCGTGCATTAATTTGGGAAGAAGATTTCGGCGAAAAGACACTCTGTTAGAGCTATGTATAGTTGTTTGGAAATTATCTCCCAGACAGAGAAAGTAGGTTAAGCAGACCGTAAAATTTGCCACCGCCTTCGAACAGTTCATTGTTCCGCATTTATCACTCCCCGCATGCCGGCTTCAGCGTAATCTTTCACAGTCGATTTCGCGTATCGAGCGTCCTGTCATTGGCATACATCCGTTTAATCACGTTGTAATTTTTGCCAGCATGATAAACTTTTCAGTCACAACTCAATCATTTCGTTTCCCTCCCTCGCCGCCGCAGCGTTACAGCATCACTTGGTGGCAAGGACTTATCACCACCCCGTAAGGCACACACGTGCCGGAAAAATAACCAACATCTTTGCGGAGCTGCAGGTGGCGTTGGAGCGTTGTTTGCGAATGTATTCAGATAGCGTGACGTAACCCCTGAGGATATATGTTATTTTCTCGTCAAATGCTCTACGTCTGATATGGGTGTATTTCGATTCTATCGACTGGCATGTTCAAAATTCAAGTTGCTGAAaacgtttctgaaaaaaaaaaaatattgatggcGATCTCAAATgacttccttcaataatttccagaAGTGGAAATTTATGGAATTCATGACAaactttttaagaattttagaAACTAGGAAAAGTTTCGTCATAAAATCATTATGAAACTACTTCAAAGAGGTTTACCTGCGTGACAGGGGTATCCTATCCAGTCCATGTAGGAGCTACTCTAATACAAGCGTTTGTGAATTGTAGCACGAGCTTCTTTGAGGTATAttattcaattgatttttttaaattcatttcacACTCTCACTGTTTTGAAGAATTGAGTCACAGAGTTCAGGGAGATGGACTTTTGCGGCATTTTCTCAATTCTCACAATGCTCTAAAATTGCCTCCTGATTCTGAAAAATCCCAAATCACTGACAGGATATTTCGTTTCCATTTATCCCGTAAAACACAATCCCAAACTAGCGTGTATTAATAAATCAGTGAAATAATAAAAACTAATTTAAAATACTCACCTTCATGCAGGCATGAACGTTGGCCCCGTAGCTGAGCAGCTCGCTAACCATGCTCTCGTGACCGCCCTGACAGGCGACGAACAGTGGCGTCCCGCCGTCCTTCCGAGTGCCGGAAATTTCATACCGTGCACACACACCAAAAGTCCCCCGGAAGGTGAAAGCGAcatcgcagcagcagcagcagcaacagcagaagaaagaaaaaggatttaattaaaaaatattcatttacaCAATGTTCCTGGGTACTGTGTGCAGCGAGCCGTGAGGACATGGACTACAACTACATGGATGGATGGAATGGCGGGCGTTTGAGAGTGACAGCGTGCTGCGGGACAAAGTGCCCGGGAACAGTCAGTGCATTAGATGTAAAAGTGCTGGTAGAGGTATTAGTTGAGAAGCAATAGTTGAAATTAAAAGAAGAGAAAAAAACAACGCGTTTGGCACTGAATGAAAAAGGATTTCTAATACGGAGAAAAAAGTGGAGAGAGAGTTATTTTCTGGATTGGAAGGCTACTTACAACCGAGCAGCAGTCCACAGGTGCTCCGGATTTCAGGAGTATCCTAGCGACGTCCACATAGCCGCCCTGGGCGGCAAAGAAGAGCGCTGTTGTTCCAGTCTGGAAgtttaaaaatatgtttgttaTGGGGATGATAGTCCGCATGCGTGAACGTAGTGTTCAAATCAATGATGAAGCATCTCTTGGACACGAATGTTAACACATTTAGTTAAGTGTTCAGTTCGACAGCAGCCAAACTGAAGAAGCGTCTAGCAGTGGCGGCGACAGTGTGCACCACGAGAGCTCCGCCCATCCAACCAACGccgaacgaacgacgacgacgaagcgagTGCTGAACAGCAAAGCGACGACAATAAAACCAACGACCGA contains the following coding sequences:
- the LOC115262130 gene encoding ankyrin repeat domain-containing protein 29-like translates to MFSRSFSLQDYTTPLILAAAGGHTACVIELLEQGADPNARRVTGTTALFFAAQGGYVDVARILLKSGAPVDCCSVDGGTPLFVACQGGHESMVSELLSYGANVHACMKVSILN